ATCCGTATCCACTGGCTACAACTTTTACTATCTCCTCAGAAAAAAGAGAAAAAGTAAGTAATAAAATTAAAAGTATTTTTGACATAGATTCTCCTTAAAAAGTTACATTTTCTTCAAGAGAAATCCCATTTTTGTATGAAATTTTCACATTATTATATTCCCGATAACACCAAAATGGCTTATCATATCCAAATCTTATAGATGTTCCTGGTGTAATTTTTCTACTGTAAAGAATAGAGTTAAAGTTTACTTTAAGCAGAGGCTCAATCCTTTTAAGTTCGTTTCGAAAGAAACTTTCTTTTTCAGAGACCTTAAAAATATCCTCTACAAGAAACTTCTCCTCACCCTCCAAATGAACCAATTGTCCATAATAGTAGTCATCATTTATCTCTTTTTTTCTATAGCGGTTCTTTAAAAGCACCAAATCATTTGAAACTTTAACTTTCTCCTGTCTGTAAAATCTTAATTTTTTTCTCTGTTCTGCAAGTTCATGTCTCATCTGGGCAGCTTCATCAAAATATCTCTGATTTAATCCCAAAACCACGATTGTAACGATACCTGCCGCACCAAGAAAATCTATTTTCCCAGTATTATGAATGAAAGTTTTTCCACCAGATAATTTTTCAGCAGTAAAATTAATTGAACCTATTCTAGAACCTAGGATTGTAGAAGCCTTCATATCTTTACATACAATATTCTTACGACCACTTACCATTTCACATTCTATTTTTTCTTCAATATCTACATCTGATTCACCCGCAGAAATCGTACCTTTGACGACAAGGTTTTTCGTTTTTATTATAGCATTTTCTAGATTACCATCAATTTTCAAATCTTTGTCGCTTTTCACAGAAAAACCAGAATGGATATTACCTTTGATGTAAATATCGGTAAAAATACAATAAAGATTACCAGTGTTAAAATCAAGATCTCCTTCTAAAACAAAATTATCAGTAATTAAGATTTTCCCTTTAGACAAATAATAGCTTCCATCAATGGATGATAAAAAAGTAAAAGCACCATTACCATCTTTAGAAATAATTATGTTCTTATTTTCAATTATTTCACTCAATTTTATGACATGTCTTGGTTTTGGTTTTACAATTGTACCATTAACCAAAATACCTTCTTCACCATCAAAACCATTTTTAAATGTAAGAATCCTCTCCCCTCTTCGTATGGACTTCAGAAAGTTCCTATTCCTATAATTTATCTTTCCCTTTTCCTCAACCGGACGATTATCGATATTGATAAAAATTTTCAAATCATCATCTTTGGATTCTATCATCGGTTTCCAAGAAGCTATAACAAGTTTTCCTTTGGATTTAGTATCAAATATTTTGGAAATAACATCATTTTTAATCCCGAAAACTATACTTTCATTCTCCAAAGCTCTGTAGATATGATCAGGTTCAAGATTTTTAAAATCTGATACATGCATACTCACATTTTGATAGTCATCTGAAATATCTAAAATAAACTTAGGCTTCATCTAAGATCCATTTTTATACCTGCTGTTTCCCAGTTTTTACGTACTTCAACAGTATCACTCAACATGAAACTTTTTTCATCAATATAATCAGATAATGCTCCACCATCAAAAAGACCATTCCCATTTCTGTCCTCAAACCCAAAAAAAGTATACTTTCCAGGCTTTAGGAAATACTCTTTATCAATCACGTTTTCAAGTTTCTCTTTTATCTGATTTCTACTACCAAGTTGTTTTATAAGAAAAATTATATTCTCTGAGTCGCCATTAAAATCAAAGGTAACGGATCCCAAACCAACCTCATTTTTAAAGTCAGAATTTTTATAGAAAAGAGTATCGGCTTCATTCATTATTAAAAATGAACAGCTTTTTGGAATATAATCGAGTCTTTTGAAAGGTAGGATCGAGTAAAATGGAAGAAAATTAAATAAATTAGTGATCTCTGTTTTTGACTCTTCAGATTCATCTATAACGTAATATTTGAGTTCATTCAAATAAGGCATACTTAGTTCTAACACCAGTGAATCATCTTCTGCACTGTTAAGACCGGCAAATGTTTTGATTGTATTTGTACTTGTAGCAACTGAGTCGGTAGTAAGTGGATAACGTCGCATTCTATCCGGAGTGGAATTCCCCCATTGATCAATAATTTTATTGAAACTTACATCATAATTTCGATATTCCCCGATAGAATCAGAAACAATATAACATGTGTTTAATTCATCATGTTTCCTGTACATTTTTGAGTTTAAAAAAACGCTATCGTTTTCCAAAACTCTGTTTAGTTCCAGAGCTTTAATGTTTTCCGAAAAAACAACTTTAAAAACCCTTGAACTCTGTGTAGTAAATTGATCAATGTAAGCTGGTAATGTATCAAGGACACTGCAACTAAATTTCCCAGTAAACACACTATCTTTTACAACATCTATAACCCCATTACCAAAGGAGTAATATTCTCCTGAAACAAGATCTGGTTTTCTATTTTCATTTTTATCGTAAAAAACGATAGGAAGATACTTACCTTCATGAATATTATTAAACTCGAAATTACCATTTGATGGAATCCCCAAAAGATAATCTGGAACAGCCTTGGTTAACGTACAATCTAAAACATCCTGATAATTGTATAGCGACGCATAATACTTACTATAGCTGGTCAATCTTTCAGGAATATCACCAATGATATTGTACAAAAATTCACCTCTGTAACTACAACTGTCCAGCTCATTTCCAGTAGAAAAATTAACTATGAAATTTTTTTCGAGGGCGTTCTTTCTCATATCCGTAAGAGCACTTGTTAAAGTAAAAAGAACTGTTTGATTTTCATCCAGTTTTTCAAAATGTAATATAACAAAATCCTCACCATATTCGACAGAATATTTATCTTTCAAACTATAAGGTGATACATAAATAGCACTTTTAAGTGAATTCAGATCAATATATTCAGAGAAATCAACACGAATCTCAACATCTCGAGGAACATTTAAAGAACCTGGATTTAAACTTGAAGATAAAATATAGGGTTTCGTACTATCCTTTGGTCCTCCCTCTGGTGCTTGGGAATAATTATTAGCACAGGATAAAACAATTAGAGTGATAAAGATATAAACTAAATACTTCATCAATCCACCAGTAAACTTAAGTCAAGACTTTTAACACTGTGAGTTAAAGCACCAAGTGATAAATAATCCACACCAAATGAGGATAGCTCCTTTACTCTTTCATAAGTAAGATTACCAGAAACCTCAATTTTTTTACTGCCATTATTCAATTTTATACACTCTTCAATTTGTTCGTTTGTCATATTATCAAGCATAATAATATCAACAACCGTATCTAAGGCAATTCTAAATGATTGCAAGTCAGGAACTTCAATCTCAATCTTCGCTATTATTCCATTCTCTTTTCTATAATTTACCGCTCTATTGACAGCCTCAACTACTCCACCTGCCCCAGCAATATGATTATCTTTAATCAAAAACATATCAAATAAACCAATTCTATGATTTGAAGCACCACCTGTTTTCACAGCATATTTTTCCAGATATCTATATCCTGGAGTTGTTTTTCTAGTGTCTAAAATTTCAGTTTTAGTATTGGCAACAAGGTTTACAAGTTTGTGGGCAAAACTGGATATACCGGATAGTCTTTGAATAAAATTCAAAGCAGTCCTTTCTCCTTTTAAAATTGCCCTTAAATTTCCATCAATTTTCGCAACTAAATCACCTTTTCTTACAATATCACCATCTTTGAAAAAGTAATCACATTTAAGACTCTTATCCAAATAATGAAAAACTTCATCAAAAATTTGGAGACCACAAATTACACCATCTTCTTTAGCTATTAATCTCGCTGTAGATGTAGCGTTTTCTTTGATCGTTGAGTCAGTGGTAATATCGCCAATTATATCCAGATCTTCACTCAAAGCAAAGTCTATTAAATGCCAGTAATGCTTTTTATCTATTGTGCTCATAATATCTCCATATATTTTTCTCAAATATAATCATCAAAATATTTAAACCAAATAACTGATTTTCACATAAATCTAATATTTACATCCTTCATGAATTTATCTTCAAGCAGATCTCTCATTCTTTCAACAATAAATTTTCTAATTTTCAACTCAACTTCAAGATTTGGATCAAAATTGGTTTCATTAAGTCTGCTTCCGGTAAGGAAATAGATCTCGTCGTGTTTTAAAATCATTTTAATAATCTGGTCAGCTGGACCATTTTCCAGCTCCTCTTCTTTGGTCATCTTATCAAGTATTCTCAATGTTTTATCTAATGTCATTACCCCTTCCGTCACCAATTCAAAACCTTCTATATATGACATTGGAGGTAGCTCTTTATCCATAATCTTCATATTTTGAGTAATAGTAAGATTTAGTTCTCTGACCAGAATATCTGCAGTCGTACCACCACAGACAATTTTTTCTCCATCGAAACCAGATACTTCCTCCGCAAATTGATAATCGTAGGCACTGTCATAAGGAGGTCCGGTACATATCAATAACTTCCTTGGTTTTCTATAATAAATTGAAACACAGCTAATATCATCTTTTGGTTGAAAGCCATCGTTTTGAACGGCTCTGTTTATTACTTTTCTACATAATTTGGAAGAGGAAATATCAGGTTCCATCTTTACAATTTTTTTCACAAAATCTATTACATTATTCAGGCCCCAGCCCAATGGCATTCCCTTGCTACCAAGACCAGATTGTGTAATACCATCGCTCCAAAAAATTATTCTATCCCCAAGTAATGGTTTGTAAGTGAAATATGTCAAAATTTTACCTGCATGACGCTCTCCGGACAATCTGATTTCCTCAAATTTCAGAGTTATTATTTCGTTATTTCGCAAAATTATAGCTTTAGGATTTTCATACTCTACAATATGAATGGTTCCATCATTCTCGATCTCTGCAATAGTAAATGTACTATAACTTACTTTCCTTACACTACAAATTGGAAGGATATCCATAATTATCTCAGAAACTTCCTTTAATCTACCTTTAGTAAGATTAAAATTTATACTCATCGAAGCGGTAAGAGTAGCTAAAACATTTGCTTTTGCACCACTCCCCATTCCATCAGACAAAACAATAAGGGTTCTACCCTCCTCCTTAATCTTTCTACTTAAAAAAACATCACCAAAACAGTATTTACCTGCTTTATGCTCCTGTTCACAATGTATATCTGTAAAAAAATCTCTCTTTGCCATTTTAAAACTCTATTTGATATTTTTATAAATTTTTATCAATGAACCAAGCATATCTTCCGTTTTTGCTGCATTTTCACCTAGTAGATAAGCCACCTGATGAACTGTTTCCAGATTTCTGCGAATAACTTCTTCGGTTCTTTCAATAATCTCCTCTTTATTTGTGACAGGATTAGTCATATCAACAATAACAGCCCCAACAACCTTATTCTTACGAATGGTATAAAATGACACGTCGAAGAGTTTCCCATTAATTTCAATGTCTTTTCCAACAATATTTTCACCATTTTGTAAAACCATGGTAAAGTATTTATGAAAATCAACAATTTTATCGATGTCTGCTCCTTCTAAGCCTGGATTGAAATCGAACAATTCTACAATATCATTACCGGCTGTTTTAGCGAAACTTTTATTACAATCAACTATTTTCATATTTTCATCAACAAGAACAATTCCTGCTGGAATCTCTTTCAATAAAGAAACAGAAAGTTCAGCAATTTCTTTAGCTTTTTCGAGCTCAAGCCTAACAGTTTTCCTCTCAGTTATATCAAAAATAGCTCCAACAATTCCAATAGCATCTCCATAAACATTTCTAAAAGCAGCCTTATTGTACACCAGATGTTTAGATTGACCGTATTGTTCGGTAGAGTGCTCATAAATTTGAAGTTTTTTATCATTCAAAAGAATTTTATCCATCTTCTCAGACAGTTCAGCATCTTTTTTACTGTATATATCATAAAATGATTTCCCAATAATCTGATCTCTGCTAAGACCTCTTAGCTCTTCATATGATCTGTTACAACCTAAGAAAACACCATCACCATTCCTATAAAAAATTGGAACAGGAACCGAATCGATTATCTCCTGATGAAGATGGAGATTATCTTTTAATTCTTTGTCTTTTCTTTTGAATTTATCAAGGATTTTTTTTGTAAACTGAGTACACATTGTTGGTTTTGCCATGCCATCCAACATAGCTTCGGCAAACTCTCTACATGTATAAAATCCACACCCACCGCAATCTATCTCATCCTCTTTTGTGTAGATTCCAACAAAGGTAAGGGCACTGGTTAATTGACCTTCTTCATGATGCTTTATTGGAACTGGTTCGTAAACTTTTCTATTTCTAATATCTTCCAGCTCTTTATCATATGTCATCACCAAAGATTTACTATTCATGTTTAAAACAATCTGCCCCTCTTTTACAGAAATAGAATCATCCCTAGAACCTGGTCCATAGATACACCCACCCGGACAGGCAAAAAGTTCAAGAAAGAAATTACCTTTCTTTTCTAGTGATAAAATCCCATCGAGTGCCTTTTTAACATCTTTTATGGACGAATATTTCATGAAGTTGAAATGATTAAATTCACCAGTTCTCTGAAGCTCATCTTTAACTCCTCCAACTACAGAATATTCAAGACTGCCATTGTATTTGTAAGGAACAAAATCTTCAATTTCACAATCTTCTATTTCTATGTTATAAGGATCAATCCCTTCATTTTCAAACCATGTTCTCAAATTTTTAAAAGTAAGAGTAGCTTCCAGCTTATCTTTATTGTCATCTGATTCAACTTTTACCGACACACAGGAACCGATATAAACAACACCTATATCTTCTCCAAATTTTTTCTTTATTATATTTGCATGAGTTAAGAAATGTGATTGAAATGGAGTTAAATAAATATTTAATTCAGGATAATATTTATTTATTAACATATGAATCGTTGGACATGATGACAGAAGAAAAATCCCTTTATTGTCCCTACTTAAAAGATCTTTTAAATGACCTACAACTTCCTGCATTCCGATTGAAGTTTCAGAAACTTCGTAAAATCCAAGCTTTTTTATTGCTTTGATCAGTTTACGATGATCCAGATCCGGAAAATCAGAAAGATATGATTGATCTAGACTTACGATATATTTTTTATCTTTCAGCAGGAGATCTTTCACTAGTTCAATATCATCACGAACTTTATTGGCATGTGCAGGACAGATAATTGTACAGCGTCCACCATATATGCATTTATCTTGTAAAATTCGAGCATGATTGTTTTCGTATGTTATGGCTCTTGTGTGACATTCTCTTATACATTTATTACAACTTCTACAGTCAATTTCTTTTGTATATATTGCATGTAAAGACTCCATCGTACTCCCAAGCAAAATTAAATTAATTAAAAATTTTAACAGATTGTTTCTGTTTAAGTGATAATAAAGCTAAAAATCAAAAGAATAAAGATTAATAATCAGATATATTTTCTTACTAATTCTATAAGCTTGGTAAAATCATTCTGTTTTTGAAAAACATACTTGATATTCAGATAATCAGTATCATAGAGTTCACTGGATGCTTTCCCAATAGATGACGAGATAATGATGGGTACGCATATTTTATTATCTCTTAATCTCTGAGCTGTTTCAAACCCAGAAGAAGGAGTTTCCATCATTATATCCAAAATGACTAAATCTGGTTTCACATTTAAAATCAATTGATATCCTTCGGAAGATCCTGTTGATGAAAACACTTCAAATCCCTCTAACTGTAACAATTGAGTATATATATTTATAAAATCAATATCATCATCAATTATAACTACTTTTTTTGGTGCTTCCATTTCTCCCCCGAAATTTTCAATCTTAGCAGAAAATTAGCTCTTTTTTCATTACTTGTCAATCGTATCCGTCATATATTTAATTGTAGCAAATTTACTATATATAATATTCTAGAAAAACTTACTTCTGGAATTATTTTAATTAGCTACTCACCTTTATACCTAAACAGAACATACAGTAAAGCTAAAGAAAATTATCTTGAGGAATTTTTAAAATTTCTATTAAATTTAAATTTAAGCTAAAGAAAAAATTATAAACTGCCGATAAATGGTTAAAGCCCGGAGGTTAATAATGGCAGATCTATTCAGAGAAGATAAAGTAAAATGGTTTATACTGATGATAGTATTTCTGTTTTTAGCAATCTTTTTACAGGAATTTAACAATTATAACTCTATATACAGATCTTTTTTTAGATATTTTAGTGGAAACTACGATCCCTTTTTCGATCTCTTTTTCTCAATTGGTGCAGCAATAATAGTAACATTTTTATTCTATTTTATATCTGTTTTCTTTTTCGGTAAAATGAAGCCCCTAGCCTCAGAGGTTTCGGAGCTTGTAGATGTTTTTTATGGTAGCGATAAAAGCGACATGGATCTGATAGAGATTAACGAAGATTATAAAGAATCATCAAAAAGGAAAACTACAGATTCTTAAGTTTTGATAACAGAGTAAATACTTCCGATATTTTAACTTCTATCTCCCTGATTATCTCATTTTTTTCAGAGTTATTCAAAACGCCAGTTTTAACTGAAGGAGTATTACTAGCTTTGGGAATATCAATATTTGTTTTTAGGGCATCCAAGCCTGTATAAACAAATTTGAAAATAATCTTTACATTCTTTTTGCCTTTCCCTCCAAGATCATACAATTCAAAACCAACTATAGGATATAAGTTTTCATCATCATCTATAGTTGCTTTAATATGAGATTCCAGTTCATCATCAGCAAAGCCAGACCATCCATAAAGTTCAAAATCAAACTCAACTACTGAAGAATACTGACCATTTTTATAAGATTTATAAAGATCTGTAGAACTTGGCTCTGACCATTGGGGCTTTTTAATTTTAGCATTAAAATCATATTTTTCTTTTGCCCCAGCGGTAAAATTTTCTATGAAAAATTTGATTATTTCTGATTCTTTTAAGTACATTCTCTCCCCGGAGTTTAATCTCTCTTATTCCTGTAATATGCAGGTTTTTCGAAGCTAAGCAAATCAAAATTTTCAAGTCTGTAACGAGCTCCAAGATTTTCATTTATTACTTTTTCTTCCATAACGAATTCTACTTCTTCCTCAACTTCATCTTCGAAGTAGGAATCAATTTTTTTAGCTGGTTTCTGAAAGTTTAAAGAATCAGATAATAAAATATCCGTTTCTTTGACATTCTTTTGGGTTGAATGACTGATAGTGGTACTATTATCAAAACCAGTGGCAATGATTGAAACTCGTACTTTTTCTCCCATGTCCTGATCTATCATTAAACCAAAAAAGATATTAGCATCTTCACCAACACGATCATTTATAACTTTCATTGCATCATTAATCTCGTACATGGTGATATCTGAATTTCCGCAGAAGTAAACCAAAACACCCTTTGCACCTGTTATATCAACATTTTCTAAAAGAGTATTTTGAACAGCGGATTGAGCAGCTGCAACACATCTATGTTCTCCATCTGCCTCACCAACTCCCATAAGAGCATCACCCATTCCCTTCATCGTTGTTCTTACATCTGCGAAATCACGATTGATAACACCCTTATTATTAATTAAATCTGTAATGGATTTTGCCGCATTATAAAGAACATTATCAGCTAATTCAAAAGCTTTACTATAAATAGTACTTTTATCAACTAAACTGATCAATCTCTCATTAGGAATTACAATAAGAGTATCAACTTTTTCTCTCAACCTTACAATACCATCCTCGGCTCTTTTCATCCTTGCCTTACCTTCAAAATGGAATGGTTTTGTAACAACAGCGACCGTAAGAGCACCAAGATCTTGAGCCATTCCTGCAACAACACTACTTGCTCCTGTACCGGTTCCACCACCCATACCGGCGGCAATAAAAACCATATCAGATCCAGCTAAACAATTTGAGATCTTTTGTCTGGCTTCATCCTCCTCAACGGATGACATTCCAACTTGAGCATCTCCACCGGCACCAAGACCTCTTGTTTGTTCCAAACCGATTTGAATTCTAACATCAGCTTTCGAATGCTTAAGTGCCTGTGCATCCGTATTTATTGCTATGAACTCAACACCTTTCAATTTATAGTCAATCATCTTATCGATGGCATTACAACCACCACCACCAATGCCGATTATCTTAATCTTTGCCTGACCTTTAGGGGTGTCGTCTAAATCAAATATCATAGAACTACTCATTTCCTACCTCCGATTATAGCAAATCTTTAATAAAATTTTTAAATTTACCCATGATTCCCTTTTTTCTTGGTTTCTCTTTAGGAAACTCAATGAGCTTATTTCTAAAGGCGTACATTACACTTCCAATTGACGCAAAATATGAATCAGGTATACTTTCATTTTTTTCAATATTTTTTACATTTCCTCTTTCATTCTCATGTCCATTAAGCATAGTTCTCAAAAGTACATTTGTATTTTTCAATTTTGTTGATTCACCAGCAAGAATGATAGGAGATATTATTTTTGTATTATATTTTGCAACATAAATCATCTCTATTGCCAATTCAAAAATCTCCACAAGTCTGGCACT
This Candidatus Delongbacteria bacterium DNA region includes the following protein-coding sequences:
- a CDS encoding DUF342 domain-containing protein gives rise to the protein MKPKFILDISDDYQNVSMHVSDFKNLEPDHIYRALENESIVFGIKNDVISKIFDTKSKGKLVIASWKPMIESKDDDLKIFINIDNRPVEEKGKINYRNRNFLKSIRRGERILTFKNGFDGEEGILVNGTIVKPKPRHVIKLSEIIENKNIIISKDGNGAFTFLSSIDGSYYLSKGKILITDNFVLEGDLDFNTGNLYCIFTDIYIKGNIHSGFSVKSDKDLKIDGNLENAIIKTKNLVVKGTISAGESDVDIEEKIECEMVSGRKNIVCKDMKASTILGSRIGSINFTAEKLSGGKTFIHNTGKIDFLGAAGIVTIVVLGLNQRYFDEAAQMRHELAEQRKKLRFYRQEKVKVSNDLVLLKNRYRKKEINDDYYYGQLVHLEGEEKFLVEDIFKVSEKESFFRNELKRIEPLLKVNFNSILYSRKITPGTSIRFGYDKPFWCYREYNNVKISYKNGISLEENVTF
- the ftsZ gene encoding cell division protein FtsZ, whose translation is MSSSMIFDLDDTPKGQAKIKIIGIGGGGCNAIDKMIDYKLKGVEFIAINTDAQALKHSKADVRIQIGLEQTRGLGAGGDAQVGMSSVEEDEARQKISNCLAGSDMVFIAAGMGGGTGTGASSVVAGMAQDLGALTVAVVTKPFHFEGKARMKRAEDGIVRLREKVDTLIVIPNERLISLVDKSTIYSKAFELADNVLYNAAKSITDLINNKGVINRDFADVRTTMKGMGDALMGVGEADGEHRCVAAAQSAVQNTLLENVDITGAKGVLVYFCGNSDITMYEINDAMKVINDRVGEDANIFFGLMIDQDMGEKVRVSIIATGFDNSTTISHSTQKNVKETDILLSDSLNFQKPAKKIDSYFEDEVEEEVEFVMEEKVINENLGARYRLENFDLLSFEKPAYYRNKRD
- a CDS encoding SpoIIE family protein phosphatase → MAKRDFFTDIHCEQEHKAGKYCFGDVFLSRKIKEEGRTLIVLSDGMGSGAKANVLATLTASMSINFNLTKGRLKEVSEIIMDILPICSVRKVSYSTFTIAEIENDGTIHIVEYENPKAIILRNNEIITLKFEEIRLSGERHAGKILTYFTYKPLLGDRIIFWSDGITQSGLGSKGMPLGWGLNNVIDFVKKIVKMEPDISSSKLCRKVINRAVQNDGFQPKDDISCVSIYYRKPRKLLICTGPPYDSAYDYQFAEEVSGFDGEKIVCGGTTADILVRELNLTITQNMKIMDKELPPMSYIEGFELVTEGVMTLDKTLRILDKMTKEEELENGPADQIIKMILKHDEIYFLTGSRLNETNFDPNLEVELKIRKFIVERMRDLLEDKFMKDVNIRFM
- a CDS encoding Ig-like domain-containing protein, producing MKYLVYIFITLIVLSCANNYSQAPEGGPKDSTKPYILSSSLNPGSLNVPRDVEIRVDFSEYIDLNSLKSAIYVSPYSLKDKYSVEYGEDFVILHFEKLDENQTVLFTLTSALTDMRKNALEKNFIVNFSTGNELDSCSYRGEFLYNIIGDIPERLTSYSKYYASLYNYQDVLDCTLTKAVPDYLLGIPSNGNFEFNNIHEGKYLPIVFYDKNENRKPDLVSGEYYSFGNGVIDVVKDSVFTGKFSCSVLDTLPAYIDQFTTQSSRVFKVVFSENIKALELNRVLENDSVFLNSKMYRKHDELNTCYIVSDSIGEYRNYDVSFNKIIDQWGNSTPDRMRRYPLTTDSVATSTNTIKTFAGLNSAEDDSLVLELSMPYLNELKYYVIDESEESKTEITNLFNFLPFYSILPFKRLDYIPKSCSFLIMNEADTLFYKNSDFKNEVGLGSVTFDFNGDSENIIFLIKQLGSRNQIKEKLENVIDKEYFLKPGKYTFFGFEDRNGNGLFDGGALSDYIDEKSFMLSDTVEVRKNWETAGIKMDLR
- the nadC gene encoding carboxylating nicotinate-nucleotide diphosphorylase, with product MSTIDKKHYWHLIDFALSEDLDIIGDITTDSTIKENATSTARLIAKEDGVICGLQIFDEVFHYLDKSLKCDYFFKDGDIVRKGDLVAKIDGNLRAILKGERTALNFIQRLSGISSFAHKLVNLVANTKTEILDTRKTTPGYRYLEKYAVKTGGASNHRIGLFDMFLIKDNHIAGAGGVVEAVNRAVNYRKENGIIAKIEIEVPDLQSFRIALDTVVDIIMLDNMTNEQIEECIKLNNGSKKIEVSGNLTYERVKELSSFGVDYLSLGALTHSVKSLDLSLLVD
- a CDS encoding response regulator, whose product is MEAPKKVVIIDDDIDFINIYTQLLQLEGFEVFSSTGSSEGYQLILNVKPDLVILDIMMETPSSGFETAQRLRDNKICVPIIISSSIGKASSELYDTDYLNIKYVFQKQNDFTKLIELVRKYI
- a CDS encoding PAS domain S-box protein, yielding MESLHAIYTKEIDCRSCNKCIRECHTRAITYENNHARILQDKCIYGGRCTIICPAHANKVRDDIELVKDLLLKDKKYIVSLDQSYLSDFPDLDHRKLIKAIKKLGFYEVSETSIGMQEVVGHLKDLLSRDNKGIFLLSSCPTIHMLINKYYPELNIYLTPFQSHFLTHANIIKKKFGEDIGVVYIGSCVSVKVESDDNKDKLEATLTFKNLRTWFENEGIDPYNIEIEDCEIEDFVPYKYNGSLEYSVVGGVKDELQRTGEFNHFNFMKYSSIKDVKKALDGILSLEKKGNFFLELFACPGGCIYGPGSRDDSISVKEGQIVLNMNSKSLVMTYDKELEDIRNRKVYEPVPIKHHEEGQLTSALTFVGIYTKEDEIDCGGCGFYTCREFAEAMLDGMAKPTMCTQFTKKILDKFKRKDKELKDNLHLHQEIIDSVPVPIFYRNGDGVFLGCNRSYEELRGLSRDQIIGKSFYDIYSKKDAELSEKMDKILLNDKKLQIYEHSTEQYGQSKHLVYNKAAFRNVYGDAIGIVGAIFDITERKTVRLELEKAKEIAELSVSLLKEIPAGIVLVDENMKIVDCNKSFAKTAGNDIVELFDFNPGLEGADIDKIVDFHKYFTMVLQNGENIVGKDIEINGKLFDVSFYTIRKNKVVGAVIVDMTNPVTNKEEIIERTEEVIRRNLETVHQVAYLLGENAAKTEDMLGSLIKIYKNIK